Proteins from a single region of Desulfobacter postgatei 2ac9:
- a CDS encoding ATP-binding protein produces MNQFETALRSLQAGGGIDIFATGSNAKLLSGELATYLSGRYIEIKVYGLTYNEFLTFHRLEQGLDSLQTYLKFGGLPYLKHLPLEDSIVFDYLRNVSDAIILKDIVARYDIRNVAFLQRLCRFLADNVGSLVTARKISTYLKSQQIKISHNLVIDYLSYLSSAQLVLPARRYDIAGKKIFEIEEKYYFEDLGIRHAMVGFNTSDINKIIENVIFTHLKTAGYDVTVGQIGKKETDFVCEKQGEHLYIQAA; encoded by the coding sequence ATTAATCAATTCGAAACCGCCCTGCGCAGCCTTCAGGCCGGTGGTGGTATTGATATCTTTGCCACCGGCAGTAATGCCAAACTGCTTTCTGGAGAGCTGGCCACCTATCTATCTGGTCGGTACATCGAAATAAAGGTATATGGGCTGACCTATAATGAGTTTTTAACTTTTCACAGGCTGGAGCAAGGGCTGGATAGCCTGCAAACCTATCTGAAATTTGGCGGACTTCCCTACCTAAAACATCTGCCTTTAGAAGATTCAATTGTTTTTGATTATCTAAGAAATGTTTCAGATGCCATTATCCTCAAGGACATTGTTGCCAGGTACGATATCCGAAATGTTGCCTTTCTGCAGCGGTTATGCCGTTTCCTTGCAGATAACGTCGGTTCCCTGGTCACGGCGCGGAAAATCAGCACCTACCTGAAATCCCAGCAGATCAAAATCTCCCACAACCTGGTCATTGACTACCTGTCTTATCTTTCCAGCGCCCAGCTTGTTCTTCCGGCAAGACGGTATGACATTGCCGGCAAAAAAATCTTTGAAATTGAAGAAAAATACTATTTTGAGGATCTTGGCATCCGTCATGCAATGGTCGGATTTAACACCTCAGACATCAATAAAATTATTGAAAACGTAATTTTCACCCACTTGAAAACAGCCGGATATGATGTCACCGTTGGACAAATTGGGAAAAAGGAAACCGATTTTGTTTGTGAAAAGCAAGGGGAACACCTGTACATCCAGGCTGCTTAA
- a CDS encoding tyrosine-type recombinase/integrase — protein sequence MVGEKIINELTIVDLLKLRKSLESKKLSPQTVFHCLSLLRRILNRVVDYDYSVQVPKFRNVMPKFDNRRLRYLSRPELASLLRILKKKSKDWFEISLFAVNTGLRRGEILNLGFENINKNDRNICILDSKTHKNRVVPLNRTAFKIISRKKDKKIFTLSAPKIFEQAVEECGLNDGIQDARHKVVFHTLRHTFASWLVQDGVKLEVVSQLLGHSSINITMRYAHLAPSQAKSAVNLISQKLEENFGD from the coding sequence ATGGTTGGGGAAAAAATCATAAATGAATTGACCATCGTAGATCTTCTGAAATTACGCAAATCGTTGGAATCAAAAAAACTGAGCCCTCAGACTGTTTTTCATTGCTTATCCTTACTGCGTAGAATCCTTAACCGGGTTGTCGATTATGACTACTCTGTGCAGGTGCCTAAATTCAGAAATGTGATGCCTAAATTTGACAACCGCAGGTTACGGTATCTTTCAAGACCTGAATTGGCGTCTCTTTTAAGAATTTTAAAGAAAAAATCAAAAGACTGGTTTGAAATATCATTATTTGCCGTTAATACCGGGCTGCGCCGAGGGGAAATATTAAATCTTGGTTTTGAGAACATCAACAAAAACGACCGGAATATTTGCATTTTAGACTCTAAAACGCATAAAAACAGAGTTGTTCCGTTAAATAGGACAGCTTTTAAAATAATTTCGCGTAAGAAAGATAAAAAAATATTTACCTTGTCCGCACCAAAAATTTTTGAACAGGCCGTTGAGGAATGCGGCCTGAATGATGGAATCCAAGATGCCAGGCACAAAGTTGTATTCCATACACTGCGTCACACTTTTGCAAGCTGGCTTGTCCAGGATGGGGTTAAGCTTGAGGTGGTCAGTCAGTTGCTTGGCCACAGCAGTATTAATATCACAATGCGGTATGCTCATTTAGCACCTTCCCAAGCGAAATCCGCCGTTAATTTAATAAGTCAAAAATTAGAAGAGAATTTTGGCGATTAA
- a CDS encoding helix-turn-helix domain-containing protein, translating to MNNLTISHGYANDLDLWFGKIERKDGGKMTAGIEKTFKAMVRCAVGKDHTFVNMGTLANRTNFCYRTIERHVKILQESGLIKAVREEINGWKQTVYYFLAHPVIIKFRELRAGKTKPRQKPDETPSQDQPETAPEIEPEAGQELPEGDDLETTQECHTPDGKNVGNLSEYTLDRLYIDTPPPSPSESVINHGRQEPATWAKVRESIIEKDQLNLAAKYLPCLEAEIENDSVILSGPNKVALQRIEKHYGQTLKDNFSFFGVKTLVFKVYSEELQRKKDEEQKLQDQIQRQQQKEQQERILAEKQQQESELNNLPLKKQFDVILNQYPRQTGKWQAWMNFKKLVQAGEIPETSKLLQIIGKNKMSQDWQRDNGRWIPGLSKFLKERRWLDETNT from the coding sequence TTGAATAATCTCACAATTTCGCATGGTTATGCGAATGACCTTGATTTGTGGTTTGGGAAAATAGAAAGAAAAGATGGTGGGAAAATGACAGCAGGGATCGAAAAAACGTTTAAGGCAATGGTAAGATGCGCGGTTGGTAAAGACCATACATTCGTGAATATGGGAACATTAGCCAACCGGACAAACTTCTGCTATCGAACCATTGAAAGACACGTCAAGATCCTTCAAGAATCCGGGCTAATCAAGGCCGTAAGGGAAGAAATTAACGGCTGGAAGCAGACCGTGTATTATTTTCTTGCTCATCCTGTAATTATTAAATTCAGAGAATTAAGGGCTGGTAAAACAAAACCTCGACAAAAACCGGATGAAACACCCAGTCAGGATCAGCCGGAAACGGCCCCAGAAATTGAGCCTGAAGCTGGGCAAGAATTACCAGAAGGTGACGACCTGGAGACCACCCAGGAATGTCATACCCCGGATGGAAAAAATGTCGGCAATTTGTCGGAATATACCCTAGATAGATTATATATAGATACTCCCCCTCCGTCTCCCTCAGAATCAGTCATAAATCATGGCCGCCAGGAGCCTGCAACCTGGGCAAAAGTCAGAGAGAGTATTATTGAAAAGGACCAACTAAATTTAGCCGCTAAATATCTTCCCTGCCTGGAGGCTGAAATCGAGAACGACAGTGTAATCCTGTCAGGGCCAAACAAAGTAGCATTACAAAGAATCGAAAAACATTACGGCCAAACCCTCAAAGATAATTTTTCTTTTTTTGGCGTTAAAACCCTTGTCTTTAAAGTCTATTCGGAAGAACTCCAAAGAAAAAAAGATGAAGAACAAAAGCTGCAGGATCAAATTCAACGGCAGCAGCAGAAAGAACAGCAGGAAAGGATTCTGGCTGAAAAACAGCAGCAGGAATCTGAATTAAATAACTTGCCTCTCAAAAAACAATTCGATGTGATTTTAAATCAATACCCTCGGCAAACCGGCAAATGGCAAGCCTGGATGAATTTTAAAAAACTTGTTCAGGCTGGAGAAATACCAGAAACATCAAAACTTTTACAAATCATTGGAAAAAACAAGATGTCCCAGGACTGGCAGCGTGATAATGGCCGCTGGATACCTGGGCTGTCAAAGTTTTTGAAAGAAAGACGATGGTTAGATGAAACTAATACTTAG
- a CDS encoding 3'-5' exonuclease: protein MKLILSTENTGTESQDQVIELAIIDADTAQTLFNQRFKPSVFIKDQAASMHGITLGALANLRTWADYHDHILEIIKSAESIMTYNSDFDFRLMRQTAEAFDRVWPQLVPSCRDLGAAYADIAQIEFSEYYGTWKWQKLEVACRQQGIDVSDLKTHNALDDCRATQRLYKKLQAAFDAYWKPFVKPQSTSTKYLEFKENIEEISQLFSQSVPINHIHQKLTQAGKITMSYTHFTKFFKDYTESYVFLTKPDLKPGPKSANDRENEFKANKHEIIVLLNKGYSKAQIHRMLKAEGKWSTSYANFTEVCRQHNLKKYHKFNR, encoded by the coding sequence ATGAAACTAATACTTAGCACAGAAAATACCGGTACGGAAAGCCAGGATCAGGTTATAGAACTGGCGATTATTGACGCAGATACAGCCCAGACACTTTTTAATCAACGGTTCAAACCATCTGTTTTTATAAAAGACCAGGCGGCATCTATGCACGGCATTACCCTTGGTGCCCTGGCAAATCTTAGGACCTGGGCAGATTACCATGATCATATTCTTGAGATTATTAAAAGTGCAGAGTCGATAATGACCTACAACTCTGATTTTGACTTTAGGTTAATGCGGCAGACAGCAGAGGCGTTTGATCGTGTCTGGCCGCAACTTGTTCCATCATGCCGGGATTTAGGGGCAGCGTATGCTGATATAGCTCAGATTGAATTCAGCGAATATTACGGTACCTGGAAATGGCAAAAATTAGAAGTGGCCTGCCGGCAGCAGGGTATTGATGTGTCTGACCTCAAAACCCACAATGCACTTGATGACTGCAGGGCAACACAACGGCTGTATAAAAAATTGCAAGCAGCTTTTGACGCATACTGGAAACCATTTGTCAAACCTCAGTCCACTTCCACTAAATATTTAGAATTTAAGGAAAATATAGAAGAAATATCACAGCTGTTTTCTCAAAGTGTGCCTATCAATCATATCCATCAAAAACTTACTCAGGCCGGTAAAATAACCATGTCATACACACATTTTACCAAGTTTTTTAAAGACTATACGGAAAGTTATGTGTTTTTAACTAAGCCTGATCTGAAACCAGGGCCGAAATCAGCCAACGATAGAGAAAACGAATTCAAGGCCAATAAACATGAAATTATTGTGCTTTTAAACAAGGGCTATTCCAAAGCCCAAATTCATAGAATGTTAAAAGCAGAAGGCAAGTGGAGTACCAGCTATGCAAATTTCACAGAAGTCTGCCGCCAGCATAACCTCAAAAAATACCATAAATTTAATAGATGA
- a CDS encoding TraK family protein produces the protein MNLKPTCKSQYLAVHTEAKQLLDQGYTKKTVFDYFVAQKKITMSYKAWVKIVDNYDQKSPFSRKKKTSTARKTIGQSLGSKKGKFSHSNDPYPQETDSIVEEKENEKPFNLIKKG, from the coding sequence ATGAATTTAAAACCGACGTGTAAAAGTCAATATTTGGCAGTCCACACTGAAGCCAAGCAGCTGCTGGACCAGGGGTATACGAAAAAAACCGTTTTTGATTATTTTGTGGCCCAGAAAAAAATCACGATGTCATACAAAGCCTGGGTGAAAATAGTTGATAACTATGACCAGAAATCACCGTTCTCTCGAAAAAAGAAGACTTCAACAGCTCGAAAAACCATAGGGCAAAGCTTGGGTTCAAAAAAGGGAAAGTTCAGTCATTCAAACGATCCTTACCCACAAGAAACTGACTCTATTGTGGAAGAAAAAGAAAATGAAAAACCGTTTAACCTCATCAAAAAAGGGTAG
- a CDS encoding Rha family transcriptional regulator, whose translation MEIEKQHINITEINGKLTVSSMMVAEHFKKRHDNIIRTIQHLEIPEDFNALNFEDVKYVDAKGEERPAFNMTRDGFVLLVMGFTGKRAMAWKIKYIEAFNAMEKAQKDKLYLKAALQIPIESDLTVLLPTGEFGISSWKLAHEIDQPHNALITKIHFLDIPAAFKAENFIPMGHVADHGPREDGYGITLAGLGMMGHLFRSQVAKAAQLKGYEQLRAVNAQKARVETVQVQALQSVTPRFQRANVTEKKMLALKGLISIWAWIENTTAENLEAELCAYMQITNLKGITTSSYENAMEYIWSGIQTLQNDFIDLCTEDELQPLRGLFDFMAYYEERISYEFLFNKFKKEHRFEDFTKVSKKDFQKIIMLAWGTMYAMCLGDKAGCCKASCIHNQL comes from the coding sequence ATGGAAATAGAGAAACAACACATCAACATTACAGAGATAAACGGGAAATTAACGGTATCTTCGATGATGGTCGCAGAACATTTCAAAAAAAGACATGATAATATTATTCGAACAATTCAACATCTTGAAATACCGGAAGATTTTAACGCCCTCAATTTTGAGGACGTTAAATATGTCGATGCAAAAGGCGAGGAACGACCAGCTTTTAATATGACCCGTGATGGTTTTGTTTTGCTTGTTATGGGTTTTACAGGCAAAAGAGCCATGGCCTGGAAAATTAAATACATTGAAGCTTTCAACGCCATGGAAAAGGCTCAAAAAGACAAATTATATTTAAAAGCCGCATTACAAATACCAATAGAAAGCGATCTGACAGTTTTATTGCCCACCGGCGAATTCGGTATTTCAAGCTGGAAACTGGCCCATGAAATTGATCAGCCTCACAACGCCTTGATAACAAAAATCCATTTTTTGGATATTCCTGCCGCATTTAAGGCAGAAAATTTTATCCCAATGGGCCATGTGGCAGATCACGGCCCAAGAGAGGATGGCTACGGGATCACCTTGGCCGGTCTTGGCATGATGGGACATCTCTTTCGCAGCCAGGTAGCCAAGGCCGCTCAATTAAAAGGATATGAACAGTTAAGGGCTGTCAATGCCCAAAAAGCCCGGGTGGAGACTGTCCAGGTACAGGCGCTCCAAAGTGTTACCCCCCGGTTCCAGCGGGCCAATGTTACTGAAAAAAAGATGCTGGCACTCAAAGGTTTAATTTCTATTTGGGCATGGATTGAAAACACCACCGCTGAAAATCTTGAAGCAGAACTATGTGCCTACATGCAGATAACAAACCTGAAAGGCATCACAACGTCAAGTTATGAAAACGCCATGGAATATATCTGGTCAGGAATACAAACACTGCAAAACGACTTTATAGATCTTTGCACTGAAGATGAATTACAGCCTTTAAGGGGGCTGTTTGATTTCATGGCTTATTACGAGGAGAGGATAAGCTATGAGTTTTTATTCAACAAATTCAAAAAAGAACACCGGTTTGAAGATTTTACCAAAGTTTCCAAAAAGGATTTTCAAAAAATCATAATGTTAGCTTGGGGCACCATGTATGCCATGTGCCTTGGCGATAAAGCCGGATGCTGCAAAGCAAGCTGCATCCATAACCAATTATAA
- a CDS encoding nucleotide-binding protein, whose protein sequence is MASINMILQGKGGVGKSFTASLLSQYLVDRDQLLACLDADPVNATLTAYEALKATKIEIMEGDSINSRLFDTMIEKLLQLPDEAFAVVDSGASTFVPLAAYMSENNVADFLKESGHTLTLHTLITGGQAEGDTIQGLASLMDGFPDTPITIWVNPFFGQIDFKNHKLEKANRNQGGTTIVLPTYKKETFGYDLELMLKSRLTFAQAFNSGKFNVMAKQRLKIARDEIWNILDESGLIIEAQEPQE, encoded by the coding sequence ATGGCATCTATAAATATGATTCTGCAGGGTAAGGGCGGTGTTGGGAAAAGTTTTACAGCCAGCCTGTTAAGTCAATATCTGGTTGACAGAGACCAGTTACTGGCATGTTTGGACGCTGATCCGGTTAATGCAACCCTGACAGCCTATGAAGCATTAAAGGCGACCAAAATAGAAATCATGGAAGGTGATTCTATTAACAGCCGGTTATTTGACACGATGATAGAAAAATTACTCCAGTTGCCGGATGAGGCATTCGCTGTTGTTGACAGCGGCGCCAGCACATTTGTCCCCCTGGCTGCGTACATGTCGGAAAACAATGTTGCCGATTTCCTGAAAGAGAGCGGCCACACCCTGACATTGCATACCTTGATCACCGGCGGCCAGGCCGAAGGTGATACCATCCAGGGCCTTGCATCTTTGATGGACGGTTTTCCGGACACCCCTATAACCATATGGGTCAACCCTTTCTTCGGCCAAATTGACTTTAAAAATCACAAACTGGAAAAGGCCAACCGGAATCAGGGCGGCACCACCATTGTTCTGCCCACGTATAAAAAAGAAACCTTTGGCTATGATTTAGAGCTGATGCTCAAGTCCCGCCTGACATTTGCCCAGGCATTCAATTCCGGCAAATTTAACGTCATGGCTAAACAGCGGCTTAAAATAGCCAGGGATGAAATCTGGAACATCCTGGATGAATCCGGCCTGATCATTGAGGCCCAGGAACCGCAGGAATGA
- a CDS encoding TrbC/VirB2 family protein, producing the protein MKKYLPLLVPTFIFFGVIIFVDSAFASTISEFETPAETLMETLRGPWAKSVAILMILAAAFVMWFKKDDLDGMTKGFLVVVCIISVLALAEPIIDTLFTFGTGALI; encoded by the coding sequence ATGAAGAAATATTTACCGTTACTTGTACCCACCTTTATTTTTTTTGGCGTTATCATCTTTGTTGATTCTGCTTTTGCATCAACAATTTCGGAATTTGAAACACCGGCTGAAACCTTGATGGAAACTTTACGCGGGCCGTGGGCCAAATCCGTTGCAATACTGATGATCCTGGCGGCTGCTTTTGTAATGTGGTTTAAGAAAGACGACTTGGACGGCATGACAAAGGGGTTCCTGGTGGTGGTCTGTATCATATCTGTGCTGGCCCTGGCGGAACCGATCATTGATACGCTGTTCACATTCGGCACTGGAGCATTAATATAA
- a CDS encoding VirB3 family type IV secretion system protein encodes MRRIAIHRSLHRADLIMGIERDLLFPIGIAAGVLMVSSGNRPWQILIGLIILSGGFALARKANKKEPILSKVFRQHIRHKKFYPAKDSPKLPHKSIHYNAMSRKEKGLQSLLQYAVMADNGIILCKNGSFLVGYEITTRDTASSTDTDLETFSSSISASLKNLGDGFTLHFDCIRSPEDYYPDKDENHFPDKITRAIDDERRIYFKKGKHFRTTHYLFITWKPDISAQKMDSFLYSEEKDDRQRKKGDDAGVKDQGFNNFRI; translated from the coding sequence ATGCGAAGGATAGCCATACATCGTTCATTACATCGTGCAGACCTGATCATGGGCATCGAACGGGATTTGCTTTTCCCCATTGGTATCGCCGCCGGCGTGCTGATGGTATCCAGCGGCAATCGCCCCTGGCAGATACTGATTGGTCTGATCATTCTGTCGGGCGGGTTTGCCCTGGCCAGGAAAGCAAATAAAAAAGAGCCGATCCTTTCAAAGGTGTTCCGGCAGCATATACGGCATAAAAAATTCTACCCGGCCAAAGACAGCCCAAAGTTGCCCCATAAATCTATCCATTACAATGCCATGAGCAGAAAAGAAAAGGGCCTGCAAAGTCTTTTGCAGTATGCGGTGATGGCAGATAATGGGATTATCCTTTGTAAAAACGGTTCGTTCCTGGTGGGCTATGAAATAACTACCAGGGACACGGCCAGTTCAACCGATACAGACCTTGAAACCTTCTCAAGTTCTATATCCGCATCTTTAAAAAATTTAGGCGATGGTTTCACCCTGCACTTTGACTGTATCCGGAGCCCGGAAGATTATTATCCTGATAAAGATGAAAATCATTTCCCTGACAAGATCACCAGAGCCATTGATGATGAAAGGCGGATATATTTTAAAAAGGGTAAGCATTTTCGCACCACTCATTATCTTTTTATCACCTGGAAACCGGATATATCAGCGCAGAAAATGGATTCCTTTTTATATTCAGAAGAAAAGGACGACCGCCAGAGAAAAAAGGGGGATGATGCCGGTGTTAAGGACCAAGGATTTAATAATTTCCGAATATGA
- a CDS encoding TraG/VirB4 family ATPase gives MSFQLRKLKDTLLQNGIYSELLEIINFIITGERHKIKLPEIPMYLDYLLSSQDITGGIVPKIADKYISVVAIDGFPAESYPMMLSGLDCLSIPYRFNTRYICMDQWTALQQIENYRKGWSQKIIGFFDKLFNNAKAKPNKDAALMAEDAEEAYLINQSGFVGFGYFSGNIILLNEDKQLLQTQTRDIRKVVLSQGFAARIETLNALEGWLGTHPANNYSNLRRIILHSLNLADILPLSTIYAGSATAPCPFYPSGSPPLMYAATDGATPFRLNLHIGDLGHTLIFGPTGAGKSVLLAMIAAQFRRYKEACIFAFDKGLSMFPLVSAAGGTHYHIAGDDSQLAFCPLKYIDTDAEQAWAEDWITTLATLQKVDIKPEHRTAIHDAVTQIRNSPDQHRTLSNLYHYIQHQELKEAIQHYTNQGAMGKLLDAPADSMILEKYTVFEIEELMNLGEENLIPVLLYIFHRIEKAFKGQPSILILDEAWIMLGHPVFQRKIREWLKVLRKANCAVVLATQSLSDAKNSGILDVLSESCPTKIFLPNQDAEKDTQKVLYQGLGLNSTQVKIIAQARPKREYYVTSSQGCRLINLSLSPLALSFAGASGKEDITAIKNLINEYGPEWPTQWLHARSIKKV, from the coding sequence TTGTCTTTTCAACTTCGGAAACTCAAGGATACACTCCTCCAAAATGGCATATATTCAGAACTTTTAGAAATTATCAACTTTATTATCACAGGGGAACGCCACAAAATAAAATTGCCGGAGATCCCTATGTATCTTGATTATCTTTTATCCTCTCAAGATATCACCGGCGGCATAGTCCCAAAAATTGCGGATAAATATATAAGCGTCGTTGCCATTGACGGTTTTCCGGCAGAATCTTACCCAATGATGCTGTCTGGTTTAGATTGTTTATCCATACCCTACCGGTTTAACACCCGTTATATCTGTATGGATCAATGGACAGCCTTGCAGCAGATAGAAAATTACAGGAAGGGCTGGTCTCAAAAAATCATTGGTTTTTTTGACAAGCTTTTCAATAACGCCAAAGCAAAACCAAACAAAGATGCCGCTCTGATGGCTGAAGATGCGGAGGAAGCATATTTAATTAATCAATCCGGATTTGTCGGGTTCGGTTATTTTTCCGGGAACATCATTCTGCTAAATGAAGATAAACAGTTGCTGCAGACGCAAACCAGGGATATCCGGAAAGTGGTTTTATCCCAAGGCTTTGCAGCCAGGATAGAAACCCTTAACGCCCTGGAAGGCTGGCTTGGTACTCATCCGGCAAACAATTATTCCAACCTGCGCCGCATTATTTTGCACAGTCTGAATCTTGCTGACATCTTACCATTGTCAACAATATATGCCGGATCTGCTACCGCTCCCTGTCCTTTTTATCCGTCAGGATCTCCGCCGCTTATGTATGCCGCCACAGATGGCGCAACCCCTTTCCGGTTGAACCTGCATATAGGAGATTTAGGTCATACCCTGATTTTTGGCCCTACGGGTGCGGGTAAATCCGTTTTGTTGGCCATGATAGCCGCTCAATTCCGGCGTTATAAGGAAGCGTGTATTTTCGCATTTGATAAGGGCTTGTCAATGTTTCCCCTGGTCTCTGCCGCAGGCGGCACCCATTATCACATTGCCGGCGATGACAGCCAACTTGCTTTTTGCCCTTTAAAATACATTGATACAGATGCAGAGCAGGCATGGGCTGAAGATTGGATCACCACCCTGGCCACCCTGCAAAAAGTTGATATCAAGCCCGAACACCGAACAGCTATACATGACGCTGTTACACAAATCAGGAACTCTCCGGATCAGCACCGCACATTAAGCAACCTGTATCATTATATCCAACACCAGGAACTCAAAGAGGCGATTCAGCATTATACAAATCAGGGAGCCATGGGCAAACTCCTTGATGCGCCTGCCGATTCCATGATCCTGGAAAAGTACACGGTGTTTGAAATTGAAGAGTTAATGAATCTTGGTGAAGAGAACTTAATCCCAGTGCTTTTGTATATTTTTCACCGCATTGAAAAAGCATTTAAAGGGCAGCCAAGCATACTGATCCTGGATGAAGCCTGGATTATGTTGGGGCATCCTGTTTTTCAGCGAAAAATCCGGGAATGGTTAAAAGTGCTCAGAAAGGCGAATTGTGCAGTTGTCCTTGCCACACAAAGCCTTTCTGATGCCAAAAACTCAGGTATTTTAGATGTGTTGTCGGAAAGCTGCCCAACCAAAATATTTTTACCAAACCAGGATGCAGAAAAAGACACTCAAAAAGTCCTCTATCAAGGGCTGGGCCTCAATTCCACCCAGGTTAAAATCATCGCGCAGGCCCGGCCAAAACGTGAATATTACGTGACATCTTCGCAGGGTTGCCGCCTGATCAACTTGTCTTTATCCCCCCTGGCCCTGTCATTTGCCGGAGCATCAGGCAAAGAAGATATCACCGCAATTAAGAATTTAATAAATGAGTACGGCCCTGAATGGCCGACACAATGGCTGCATGCCAGAAGTATTAAAAAAGTCTAA
- the trbJ gene encoding P-type conjugative transfer protein TrbJ, translating to MKNRIQTTIALLSVIAFVNVSMAGIPVTCVNCSTSFTQALEYVKDIEQMLESIKRYTELVKQTENAITNTINLPNDLLSNLQSQIRVAVANVSRLNSYKADMGALLTIFTETWPELQDLKIDDILMQDRIQMQLDQFSKASEKIDNVLQSNFQFTGQQLQDLQDSGEFDSYLDDLLSTKEGRQQAIEAGNQINALTVHEMRQTRALLANYVQAQTAALAQEHNAAKLEDADLQQEMEIGVERGNVLQLPN from the coding sequence ATGAAAAACAGAATCCAAACCACAATCGCTTTATTGTCCGTCATTGCCTTTGTCAATGTGTCTATGGCCGGGATACCCGTTACTTGTGTGAATTGTTCAACGAGTTTTACGCAGGCACTTGAGTATGTCAAGGATATTGAACAAATGCTCGAATCTATCAAGCGGTACACCGAATTAGTAAAGCAGACAGAGAACGCCATTACAAACACTATAAACCTGCCGAACGACCTGCTTTCAAATCTTCAATCTCAAATCAGGGTAGCGGTTGCCAATGTGAGCCGTTTGAACTCTTACAAGGCCGATATGGGAGCGTTACTGACAATTTTCACTGAAACCTGGCCGGAATTACAGGACCTCAAAATAGATGACATATTAATGCAGGATCGAATTCAAATGCAGTTAGATCAGTTTTCAAAAGCCTCTGAGAAAATTGACAATGTTTTACAGTCTAATTTTCAGTTTACCGGCCAGCAGTTACAAGACCTCCAGGATTCAGGGGAGTTTGACAGCTATTTAGATGACCTGTTGTCTACCAAGGAAGGCAGACAGCAGGCAATTGAAGCCGGTAACCAGATCAACGCCCTCACTGTCCATGAAATGAGACAGACAAGGGCTCTGCTGGCTAATTATGTTCAGGCTCAAACTGCGGCTTTGGCTCAAGAACACAATGCTGCAAAGCTTGAGGATGCTGATTTGCAGCAGGAAATGGAAATAGGAGTGGAGCGAGGGAATGTATTACAATTACCTAATTAG